Proteins encoded within one genomic window of Acinetobacter sp. YWS30-1:
- the msrA gene encoding peptide-methionine (S)-S-oxide reductase MsrA, producing the protein MQQALFGGGCFWCTEAVFLQLQGVQKVVSGYAGGQNPNPTYEQVCGGDTNHAEVILIDFDENQITYSQLLEVFFATHDPTTLNRQGNDVGTQYRSVIYYFNDEQKETAQLTIDSLKAEGLNIVTELSPAPTFYPAEEYHQNFFAKNPNQGYCNFAIPPKLNKLQHKFMTLLKTH; encoded by the coding sequence ATGCAACAAGCACTATTTGGTGGTGGATGCTTTTGGTGTACCGAAGCAGTATTTTTACAGCTTCAGGGCGTACAGAAGGTCGTCAGCGGCTATGCGGGTGGACAAAATCCTAATCCGACCTATGAGCAAGTCTGCGGCGGTGATACCAATCATGCCGAAGTGATCCTGATCGATTTCGATGAAAATCAGATTACGTATAGTCAGTTGCTCGAAGTCTTTTTCGCAACCCATGATCCAACGACATTAAACCGTCAGGGCAATGATGTCGGCACGCAATATCGTTCTGTAATTTATTATTTTAATGATGAGCAGAAAGAAACTGCACAGCTCACAATAGACTCATTGAAAGCTGAAGGATTGAATATTGTGACTGAACTTAGCCCTGCACCGACTTTCTACCCTGCCGAAGAATATCACCAGAATTTCTTTGCCAAGAATCCGAATCAGGGCTACTGTAATTTCGCGATTCCGCCCAAGCTGAACAAATTACAACATAAGTTTATGACGCTGCTCAAAACTCATTAA
- a CDS encoding META domain-containing protein translates to MLKKLTAIMILGSVFAISGCETVPSTSSVKTENNLQLLQNRTWIVNQIGNTEITTTPTTRNIPSLQFDAATQRVSGADGCNRIMGSYTAGKDTLNLSQMASTEMACLDNAGLDQKFKETLSKVTHYQVYGKTLKLMDRHGNLLIQLESAVQPR, encoded by the coding sequence ATGCTAAAAAAATTAACAGCAATCATGATTTTAGGTTCAGTCTTTGCTATATCAGGTTGTGAAACCGTACCTAGTACCTCATCAGTCAAAACTGAAAATAATTTACAGCTCCTGCAAAATCGTACCTGGATTGTGAACCAGATTGGTAATACCGAAATTACTACAACACCGACAACACGCAATATTCCAAGTCTGCAATTCGATGCAGCGACTCAACGCGTGTCTGGCGCAGATGGCTGTAACCGTATCATGGGCAGCTACACTGCCGGCAAAGACACCCTTAACTTAAGCCAGATGGCGAGTACCGAAATGGCTTGTCTGGATAATGCAGGTCTGGATCAGAAATTTAAGGAGACACTGAGCAAAGTGACTCATTATCAGGTCTATGGTAAAACCCTGAAATTAATGGACCGTCATGGCAATTTACTCATTCAGTTAGAAAGTGCAGTACAGCCTCGCTAA
- a CDS encoding DUF4105 domain-containing protein encodes MQGQENSEKHWSLWLLGSLFSVFVLCSSLWLSLMLWVQQPLGKIGSIILIGLWLLFACVVLGIYFTKHLISRQVDTVLYLLAFLVSLLAYLSIEPRQDRDWNPEVSRLLSYEQQGNQVTLHNIRNFDWQAEGQYTERWESRSFDLNDITGVNIITSYWMGPKIAHTLVSFDFANQKPLAFSIEIRKEKDEKFSAIGGFFRKYELSLVASDEKDIVYTRSNIRGEQVYFFPVKMPQAEAQALFKEYLRKADELAKEPKWYNTLSSNCTTLVFDMAQAVSQQQLPSDYRLLASGYLPDYLYDLKALDQRWDIQTWYQRAHVNPRVKDIGQISSQEYSQRLRQGLPEPSSR; translated from the coding sequence ATGCAAGGACAAGAAAATTCAGAAAAGCATTGGAGCCTGTGGTTATTAGGGAGTCTGTTTAGTGTATTTGTCCTGTGTTCAAGTCTTTGGCTGAGCCTGATGCTCTGGGTGCAACAACCCTTGGGTAAAATTGGCAGCATCATTCTGATCGGTCTCTGGCTTCTATTTGCCTGTGTGGTCTTGGGCATTTATTTCACCAAGCATCTGATTTCCCGCCAGGTGGATACAGTGCTTTATCTGCTAGCCTTTCTGGTCAGCTTACTGGCTTATTTAAGCATAGAACCTCGTCAGGATCGTGACTGGAATCCTGAAGTTTCCCGACTGCTCTCCTATGAGCAGCAAGGCAATCAAGTCACCTTGCACAATATCCGTAATTTTGACTGGCAAGCAGAGGGTCAATATACTGAACGCTGGGAAAGCCGGAGTTTTGATCTAAACGACATTACCGGGGTAAACATTATTACCTCTTACTGGATGGGACCTAAAATTGCCCATACGCTGGTCAGTTTTGATTTTGCCAATCAGAAACCGCTCGCCTTCTCGATCGAAATTCGCAAAGAAAAGGATGAGAAATTTTCTGCTATTGGTGGCTTCTTCCGAAAATATGAACTGAGTTTGGTCGCCTCAGATGAGAAAGATATTGTATATACGCGTAGCAATATTCGTGGTGAGCAGGTTTACTTTTTTCCGGTCAAAATGCCGCAAGCAGAAGCTCAGGCCCTATTTAAAGAATATCTGCGTAAGGCTGATGAACTGGCCAAAGAACCTAAATGGTATAACACCTTGAGCAGTAACTGCACGACGCTGGTCTTTGATATGGCTCAGGCAGTATCTCAACAACAGCTTCCTTCAGATTACCGTCTGCTGGCTTCTGGATATTTACCCGATTATCTATATGATTTAAAAGCGCTAGATCAGCGCTGGGATATACAAACCTGGTATCAGCGTGCACACGTTAATCCACGGGTTAAAGATATCGGTCAGATCTCCAGTCAGGAGTATTCACAACGCCTGCGTCAAGGCCTACCTGAGCCGAGTTCCAGATAA
- the dfrA40 gene encoding trimethoprim-resistant dihydrofolate reductase DfrA40 — protein sequence MAFQDLEVVHVVAMDQQRCIGKDNDLPWHISADLKHFKEITQGGVIVMGRKTLESMGRALPKRVNWVITRDPDWSFEGVKVAHTIEDALTQAVADVQTSEKPNAIFIIGGGEIFKQTLEIADRLELTHVELDVQGHAYYPEIPAEFKKVASEQHIDDKTGIAFEFATYRK from the coding sequence ATGGCATTTCAGGATTTAGAAGTCGTTCATGTCGTGGCAATGGATCAGCAGCGCTGTATTGGTAAAGACAATGATCTGCCTTGGCATATCTCAGCAGATCTCAAGCACTTTAAGGAAATTACCCAGGGTGGCGTGATTGTCATGGGCCGTAAAACGCTTGAGTCGATGGGCCGTGCGCTGCCTAAACGTGTGAACTGGGTGATTACCCGCGATCCTGACTGGTCTTTTGAAGGCGTCAAAGTCGCGCATACGATTGAAGATGCCTTGACTCAAGCCGTGGCCGATGTGCAGACTTCAGAAAAACCGAATGCTATTTTTATCATTGGCGGTGGGGAAATCTTTAAACAGACTCTGGAGATCGCTGATCGTCTGGAACTGACCCATGTTGAACTGGATGTACAGGGTCACGCCTACTATCCGGAAATTCCAGCCGAGTTCAAAAAAGTTGCATCAGAACAACATATCGATGACAAAACCGGTATTGCATTTGAGTTCGCAACATACAGAAAATAA
- the thyA gene encoding thymidylate synthase, with amino-acid sequence MRQYLDLLQHILDNGGDKGDRTGTGTRSVFGHQMRFDLSKGFPLLTTKKVHFRSIVIELLWFLKGDTHVKYLQDNKVTIWDEWATAEQTARFGRPEGELGPVYGHQWRNFGATQNTDGSYNQDGFDQIKWLINEIKTNPNSRRLIVSGWNPNEASQVALPPCHTLFQFFVHNGKLSCQLYQRSADVFLGVPFNIASYALLTHMIAQVCDLDVGDFVWTGGDTHLYANHFEQAKLQLSREPLGLCQLKLNPEVKDLFDFKFEDIEIVGYESHPGIKAPVAV; translated from the coding sequence ATGCGCCAATATCTTGACCTTTTACAACATATCCTCGACAACGGCGGCGATAAAGGCGACCGTACCGGCACAGGTACACGCTCGGTATTTGGTCATCAGATGCGCTTTGATCTTTCCAAGGGCTTCCCTTTACTCACCACTAAAAAAGTTCATTTCCGTTCGATCGTGATTGAACTGCTGTGGTTCCTGAAAGGCGATACCCATGTAAAGTATCTTCAGGATAATAAAGTGACCATCTGGGATGAATGGGCAACTGCGGAACAGACCGCGCGTTTTGGTCGTCCAGAAGGTGAACTCGGTCCAGTCTACGGCCATCAGTGGCGTAATTTTGGTGCTACTCAAAATACGGATGGCAGCTACAATCAGGATGGTTTTGACCAGATCAAATGGCTGATCAATGAAATCAAGACTAATCCTAATTCACGCCGTCTGATTGTGTCTGGCTGGAATCCAAATGAAGCGAGTCAGGTGGCTTTACCGCCTTGCCATACCCTGTTCCAGTTCTTTGTACATAATGGCAAATTGTCTTGCCAGCTTTATCAACGTAGTGCTGACGTTTTCCTTGGCGTTCCGTTTAATATTGCTAGCTATGCTCTATTGACTCATATGATTGCACAGGTGTGTGATCTGGATGTCGGTGATTTTGTCTGGACGGGTGGTGATACGCATTTATATGCCAATCATTTTGAACAGGCCAAACTTCAACTCAGTCGTGAGCCTTTAGGCCTGTGCCAGTTAAAACTGAATCCTGAAGTTAAAGACTTGTTTGATTTCAAATTTGAAGATATTGAAATTGTGGGTTATGAATCACATCCAGGAATTAAAGCACCAGTTGCAGTTTAA
- a CDS encoding lipocalin family protein has product MSHDVKTISNFNLEQYLGIWYEIARLPMKHQPEDSTDISAAYSLNENGTVRVQNRCLDGAGKLDESIGEATIVDAEHGKLEVSFLPEGLRWVPFTKGDYWILKLDDNYETALVGEPNMKYLWLLHRKPTLDEATKQEYLAYAKSLGYDLSDLIHTVHTGKPTA; this is encoded by the coding sequence ATGAGTCATGATGTAAAGACTATTTCAAATTTCAATTTAGAACAATATTTAGGGATCTGGTACGAAATTGCCCGTCTGCCTATGAAACACCAACCTGAAGACAGTACTGATATTTCCGCAGCCTACAGCCTGAATGAAAATGGCACAGTCCGCGTCCAGAACCGTTGTCTAGATGGTGCGGGCAAACTGGATGAATCTATTGGGGAAGCCACCATTGTGGATGCTGAGCATGGGAAACTGGAAGTCAGTTTCTTGCCTGAAGGTTTGCGCTGGGTACCTTTTACCAAAGGGGATTACTGGATTCTCAAACTGGATGACAATTATGAAACTGCATTGGTTGGTGAGCCAAACATGAAATATCTATGGCTCCTGCATCGTAAGCCGACACTGGATGAAGCAACCAAACAGGAATATCTGGCCTATGCTAAATCTCTGGGTTATGACCTGTCTGATCTGATCCATACGGTACATACCGGTAAGCCAACAGCTTAA
- a CDS encoding CHAP domain-containing protein, with protein sequence MIYDHQVNMSEVHAPVQANVIIRSQSGQNSKRQPQRYTSVSARNKSSESRKTFSAMNGQRFDIEKFTSYLQGITRSTSTQKCARSIRVGLQSSGAKIVNHPVAAADWGNTLQQLGYRKINLSFDRPKKGDIYIIDRTSQHQYGHIAAYSGSAWVSDFKQNGYAVYRNSDVKYTYYRLDSYL encoded by the coding sequence ATGATTTATGATCATCAAGTGAATATGAGCGAAGTGCATGCTCCTGTTCAAGCGAACGTCATAATTCGTTCCCAATCGGGACAAAATTCCAAACGTCAGCCTCAGCGCTATACCTCTGTGTCAGCTCGTAACAAAAGCTCTGAATCTCGCAAGACTTTTAGTGCAATGAACGGCCAGCGTTTCGATATTGAAAAATTCACCAGCTACCTGCAAGGCATTACCCGCAGTACCAGTACACAGAAATGTGCACGCAGTATTCGCGTCGGTTTGCAGTCTTCAGGCGCAAAAATTGTGAATCATCCTGTTGCCGCAGCTGACTGGGGCAATACCCTCCAGCAATTAGGCTATCGAAAAATCAACCTGTCTTTTGACCGTCCGAAAAAAGGTGATATCTACATTATCGACCGGACTTCACAGCATCAGTATGGTCATATTGCAGCATATTCTGGTTCGGCCTGGGTTTCTGATTTTAAACAGAATGGCTATGCGGTCTATCGTAATTCCGATGTGAAATATACGTATTACCGTCTAGATTCATATCTTTAA
- the lgt gene encoding prolipoprotein diacylglyceryl transferase codes for MLTYPNIDPVAISLGPLQVHWYGLMYLLAFLFAWGLATYRAKQRGWTPDMVSDLIFFGALGVIIGGRVGYVLFYGFSQFLENPLWLFQIWTGGMSFHGGFLGVILAMLWWCKKYKMAWFQTLDFIAPCVPTGLMFGRIGNFIGGELYGRQVTDPNFALGMIFPTDPLQLVRHPSQLYQALCEGLILFIVLWWFSSKPRPRMAVSAVFLTGYGLARFIVEFFREPDNGQLFIGWMSKGQFLSLPMILVGLWMLWYAYQKKVYDWGPQKNNG; via the coding sequence ATGCTCACCTATCCAAACATAGATCCCGTTGCAATTTCGCTCGGGCCTTTGCAAGTCCACTGGTATGGACTGATGTATCTCTTGGCTTTTTTATTTGCCTGGGGACTGGCGACTTATCGCGCTAAACAACGCGGCTGGACACCAGATATGGTCTCGGATCTGATTTTCTTTGGGGCTTTGGGTGTGATCATCGGCGGCCGGGTCGGTTATGTTTTATTCTACGGTTTTTCTCAGTTTTTGGAAAATCCACTCTGGCTGTTCCAGATCTGGACCGGTGGGATGAGTTTCCACGGCGGCTTCCTCGGCGTAATCCTGGCCATGTTGTGGTGGTGCAAGAAATATAAGATGGCCTGGTTCCAGACACTGGACTTTATTGCGCCCTGCGTTCCGACAGGCCTGATGTTTGGCCGAATTGGTAACTTTATTGGTGGTGAACTCTATGGTCGTCAAGTCACTGATCCAAATTTTGCCTTGGGCATGATTTTCCCAACCGATCCGCTGCAGCTGGTACGTCATCCCTCACAACTGTATCAGGCGCTCTGTGAAGGCTTGATTCTGTTTATCGTACTGTGGTGGTTTAGTAGCAAGCCACGTCCACGTATGGCAGTTTCTGCGGTATTCCTGACCGGCTATGGTCTAGCCCGTTTTATCGTCGAGTTCTTCCGTGAACCGGATAATGGTCAGCTATTTATTGGTTGGATGAGTAAAGGACAATTCCTGAGCCTGCCAATGATCCTGGTTGGTCTGTGGATGCTTTGGTATGCCTATCAGAAGAAAGTTTATGACTGGGGTCCACAGAAAAATAACGGATAA
- a CDS encoding NRDE family protein, whose amino-acid sequence MCIVALAWRVLDETPLCLISNRDEFYQRPTQALYEWENSPIIAGQDLQSGGTWMGITASGRWAVITNFRDGNDKNNYPTSRGHIIQHFLESELKPIRFAQELEKRQCDYAGFNLFVGDRDQAVYMSNRGEAPQVLAHGVYVVSNGLMSEDWQKTRHLRKRFTQELLPMLQQNNIPQADIYHAAWDILEDERKVIPALLPKTGINEEMEELLSSTFIQSPVYGTRCSNFLRLHQQHWQWLEKSQQGESAGQIVEKVIQIIV is encoded by the coding sequence ATGTGTATTGTGGCACTGGCTTGGCGAGTTCTGGATGAAACGCCTTTATGTCTGATTTCAAATCGTGATGAGTTCTATCAACGTCCAACACAGGCATTATATGAATGGGAGAACAGTCCGATTATTGCCGGGCAGGATCTGCAGTCTGGTGGTACTTGGATGGGTATAACTGCTTCAGGACGATGGGCAGTGATTACCAATTTCAGGGATGGTAATGACAAGAATAACTACCCAACTTCACGTGGACATATCATTCAGCATTTTCTGGAATCTGAATTGAAACCTATCCGGTTTGCTCAAGAGTTGGAAAAACGTCAATGTGATTATGCGGGCTTTAACCTGTTTGTCGGTGATCGTGATCAAGCCGTCTATATGAGTAATCGTGGTGAGGCGCCACAAGTACTGGCACATGGGGTATATGTAGTCTCAAATGGCCTAATGAGCGAAGACTGGCAAAAGACCAGGCATTTGCGCAAGCGCTTTACTCAGGAGCTTCTGCCGATGCTTCAACAGAACAACATTCCACAAGCAGACATTTATCATGCTGCCTGGGATATTCTGGAAGATGAGCGTAAAGTGATTCCGGCACTATTGCCCAAAACCGGAATTAACGAGGAGATGGAAGAACTCCTATCATCTACATTTATTCAGAGTCCGGTCTACGGCACACGTTGTTCCAATTTTCTAAGATTGCATCAGCAGCATTGGCAATGGCTGGAAAAATCCCAGCAGGGAGAGAGTGCAGGGCAGATCGTAGAAAAAGTCATTCAGATCATTGTATAA
- a CDS encoding permease, translating into MALLLPLISFLIGFWGVHYLKSIRPFMAALLARLLIPLIVIYNMVFYKPGSLWLIGFSIFSSLFLFSLFFLFSKDKLRALCFSYLNGVWLGFPFALAVFGPDALNTIVALYIGGSLFGNVSAVVAVSPDKQDPQFIIKNMLKSPPVIALSIAAILSFWDFTTYEAHPLIQWGYATNKFLVTFAGMCILGMWLSKVRIQLSDLKRSLILISGRFVLALGLAAGAYFLLPIPHQALIYAVMMMYFLLPPAANIVALETHYQGTGYSAKYIASGTIASAILIGVYGMVVHAVVPTL; encoded by the coding sequence ATGGCACTGCTCCTTCCGCTTATTTCATTTCTGATTGGATTCTGGGGCGTTCATTATTTAAAGTCGATCCGTCCATTCATGGCGGCCTTGCTGGCACGTCTTTTGATTCCCTTGATTGTCATTTACAACATGGTGTTTTATAAGCCGGGCAGTCTGTGGCTGATCGGTTTTAGTATCTTTAGCTCACTGTTTCTGTTTAGCCTGTTCTTTCTTTTCTCCAAAGATAAGTTGCGGGCATTATGTTTTAGTTATTTAAACGGGGTCTGGCTCGGCTTTCCTTTTGCCTTAGCTGTATTTGGTCCGGATGCCTTAAATACCATTGTGGCTCTTTATATTGGCGGTTCTTTATTTGGCAATGTCAGTGCTGTAGTCGCTGTTAGTCCTGATAAACAGGATCCCCAATTCATTATTAAAAATATGCTGAAATCCCCGCCAGTGATTGCGCTTTCTATTGCAGCGATTTTGTCCTTCTGGGATTTTACTACCTATGAAGCGCATCCGCTGATTCAATGGGGCTATGCCACGAACAAGTTTCTAGTGACTTTTGCCGGTATGTGTATTCTGGGAATGTGGTTGAGTAAAGTCAGGATTCAACTGAGTGATTTAAAACGTAGTTTGATCTTGATCAGCGGTCGTTTTGTGCTAGCTCTAGGTCTGGCAGCAGGGGCTTATTTCTTATTACCGATTCCACATCAAGCCCTGATCTATGCTGTGATGATGATGTATTTCCTGCTTCCACCCGCCGCGAATATTGTGGCACTGGAAACCCATTATCAGGGCACAGGTTATTCAGCGAAATATATTGCCTCAGGAACGATTGCGAGTGCAATTTTGATTGGGGTGTATGGGATGGTGGTACATGCGGTGGTGCCAACGTTATGA
- the rdgB gene encoding RdgB/HAM1 family non-canonical purine NTP pyrophosphatase, translated as MTSTDWLSQGTLVLASNNKGKIAEFEKMFAELKLPVEVIPQGQLNIEDAIEDGLSFVENAIIKARHASRISGKPAIADDSGICVPVLGGAPGIYSARYAGEHGDDAANNEKLLADLKPLRKDGEPIEGMFVCVLALVQHAEDPLPQIFQGIWKGEILEAARGENGFGYDPLFWLPELGISSAEMSKEEKNKISHRGQAMKLFKASLEK; from the coding sequence ATGACTTCAACTGACTGGCTCTCCCAAGGCACACTGGTATTGGCAAGTAATAATAAGGGCAAGATTGCAGAATTCGAAAAGATGTTTGCTGAGCTTAAACTTCCGGTTGAAGTGATTCCTCAAGGTCAGCTGAATATTGAAGACGCAATTGAAGATGGTTTGAGCTTTGTTGAAAATGCCATTATCAAGGCACGTCATGCCTCACGTATTTCTGGCAAACCTGCGATTGCTGATGATTCAGGGATTTGTGTACCAGTTCTGGGCGGTGCACCTGGAATTTACTCTGCACGTTATGCGGGTGAACATGGTGATGATGCAGCGAACAACGAAAAATTACTGGCTGACCTGAAACCACTGCGTAAAGACGGTGAACCGATTGAAGGCATGTTTGTGTGTGTACTGGCCTTAGTTCAACATGCCGAAGACCCATTACCACAAATCTTCCAGGGCATCTGGAAAGGTGAAATTCTGGAAGCAGCACGCGGTGAAAATGGCTTTGGTTATGATCCATTGTTCTGGTTACCAGAACTAGGAATTTCCAGCGCAGAAATGAGCAAGGAAGAGAAAAATAAAATCAGCCATCGTGGTCAGGCGATGAAACTGTTTAAGGCGAGTTTGGAAAAATAA
- a CDS encoding tetratricopeptide repeat protein, producing MKKLLLSTTLLAGLFGMQAHADYVAPTPSVASQAAQYSVMDIHSLTKAAKAGQPGAQFYLATKYQYGKDIQKDERQAFAWYKAAADQGLAVAQLNVGRMLADGIGTKKDETLARQYFEKAASRGDNRASFNLAMMEEKKKNYMGAYQWYELSTRDGMLDNKVITLSEGKKTALAANLTQEQIRQARDRADRWIQAQ from the coding sequence ATGAAAAAATTATTATTAAGTACGACGCTACTGGCTGGACTTTTTGGCATGCAGGCCCATGCCGATTACGTTGCACCAACGCCTTCTGTGGCCAGCCAAGCAGCGCAATATTCAGTAATGGACATTCATAGTCTGACTAAAGCGGCTAAAGCAGGTCAGCCTGGTGCACAATTTTATTTAGCAACAAAATACCAGTATGGTAAAGACATTCAGAAAGATGAACGTCAGGCTTTTGCCTGGTATAAAGCAGCAGCAGATCAAGGTCTGGCAGTGGCTCAACTGAATGTTGGCCGTATGCTGGCAGATGGTATTGGCACCAAGAAAGATGAAACACTGGCTCGCCAGTACTTTGAAAAAGCAGCCAGCCGCGGTGATAATCGTGCCAGCTTTAACCTGGCGATGATGGAAGAGAAAAAGAAAAACTATATGGGTGCTTATCAGTGGTATGAACTCTCTACCCGTGACGGCATGCTGGACAATAAAGTGATTACTTTATCTGAAGGCAAAAAAACTGCATTGGCAGCCAACTTGACCCAGGAACAGATCCGTCAAGCACGTGATCGTGCAGACCGTTGGATTCAGGCACAATAA
- the metW gene encoding methionine biosynthesis protein MetW gives MRIDQQLAEKWIKPGSRILDLGCGDGELLAHMSKKHNIRAYGLEIDQEKIAIAISRGLNIIQQDLNLGLSRFADQSFDYVVMAQALQAVDAPDVLLRDMVRVGKQAIITFPNFAHWKTRSFLALKGKMPVSEALPYMWYNTPNIHLCTFRDFEALCAENNIKIINRLAVNGNQEDSLLSKHLPNLFGEVAIYRVSAL, from the coding sequence ATGCGTATTGACCAACAACTTGCTGAGAAATGGATCAAGCCCGGTTCACGTATCCTCGACCTCGGTTGTGGTGATGGCGAACTGCTGGCCCATATGAGCAAAAAGCACAATATTCGTGCATATGGATTAGAAATTGATCAAGAAAAGATTGCAATTGCGATCAGTCGCGGGTTAAATATCATCCAGCAGGACTTAAACCTCGGTTTAAGCCGTTTTGCTGACCAGTCTTTTGACTATGTGGTGATGGCACAAGCTTTGCAAGCTGTAGATGCACCAGACGTATTATTGCGTGACATGGTGCGTGTAGGGAAACAGGCCATTATTACCTTTCCAAACTTTGCGCACTGGAAGACTCGTTCTTTCTTGGCATTAAAAGGGAAAATGCCGGTTTCGGAAGCCTTACCCTATATGTGGTATAACACCCCGAATATTCACCTATGTACCTTCCGTGACTTTGAAGCATTATGCGCGGAAAACAACATCAAAATTATTAATCGACTCGCTGTGAATGGGAATCAAGAAGATAGTTTGCTTAGCAAACATCTCCCAAATCTGTTTGGTGAAGTCGCAATTTATCGAGTGAGCGCTCTATGA
- the metX gene encoding homoserine O-succinyltransferase MetX, protein MSFPADSVGLVVPQKFQFEQPLELECGRILPRFELMVETYGELNADKSNAILICHALSGHHHAAGYHHEDDKKPGWWDACIGPGKAIDTNKFFVVALNNIGGCNGSTGPTSPNPENDNRPYGPDFPLVTVRDWVKTQAMLSDRLGIDVWYSIIGGSLGGMQALQWSVDYPDRLQKCVIIASAPKLSAQNIAFNEVARQSILSDPDFHHGRYLENDSYPKRGLILARMVGHITYLSEEAMKQKFGRDLKSGKFMYGFDVEFQVESYLRYQGEQFSRNFDANTYLIMTKALDYFDPSREYQQSLVKAMAQTKCKFLVVSFTTDWRFSPSRSVEIVDALITNHKPVSYVDIDAEQGHDSFLFPIPLYVKSLRAFLGGEEHLRSTPKEAV, encoded by the coding sequence GTGTCTTTTCCAGCTGACTCAGTGGGCCTTGTTGTCCCACAAAAGTTCCAATTCGAACAGCCGTTAGAGCTTGAATGCGGTCGCATCCTCCCACGTTTTGAACTGATGGTAGAAACTTATGGCGAACTGAATGCCGATAAGTCCAATGCCATTTTGATCTGCCATGCCCTGTCTGGCCATCACCATGCTGCCGGTTATCATCATGAAGATGACAAAAAACCAGGCTGGTGGGATGCCTGTATTGGCCCGGGCAAGGCAATCGATACCAATAAATTCTTTGTGGTGGCGCTGAATAATATCGGCGGTTGTAATGGTTCTACTGGTCCTACCTCTCCTAATCCCGAAAATGATAACCGTCCATATGGTCCAGACTTTCCGCTAGTCACTGTGCGTGACTGGGTAAAAACACAGGCGATGCTGTCTGACCGTCTGGGGATTGATGTGTGGTATTCCATCATTGGCGGCTCACTCGGGGGCATGCAGGCCTTGCAATGGTCGGTAGATTATCCGGACCGTCTGCAAAAATGTGTGATTATTGCCAGCGCACCAAAACTGTCTGCACAAAATATTGCCTTTAACGAAGTCGCGCGTCAGTCGATTCTGTCAGATCCGGACTTCCATCATGGCCGTTATCTAGAAAATGACAGCTATCCAAAACGTGGCCTGATTCTGGCACGTATGGTCGGTCATATTACCTATCTGTCTGAAGAAGCCATGAAGCAGAAATTTGGCCGTGATTTAAAATCTGGCAAATTCATGTATGGCTTCGATGTAGAATTCCAGGTCGAAAGCTATCTGCGTTACCAGGGTGAACAGTTTAGCCGTAACTTTGATGCCAACACTTACCTGATCATGACCAAGGCACTGGACTACTTTGATCCTTCACGTGAATATCAGCAGTCACTGGTCAAAGCGATGGCACAAACCAAATGTAAGTTCCTAGTAGTTTCTTTCACGACCGATTGGCGTTTCTCGCCTTCACGTTCTGTTGAAATCGTGGATGCCCTCATTACCAATCATAAGCCGGTCAGCTATGTCGATATTGATGCTGAACAAGGCCATGACTCCTTCCTGTTCCCGATTCCCCTGTATGTAAAATCCTTGCGCGCCTTTCTAGGCGGTGAAGAACATCTGCGATCAACACCGAAGGAGGCTGTGTAA